A genomic region of Microlunatus sagamiharensis contains the following coding sequences:
- a CDS encoding YciI family protein, with translation MKYVVLIHSDPRPWGHPTGDYIAEQRALPDEERRRNQAAFEAALTELSERGELVGGEALADPRSARLYRWEAGAPVVTDGPYAEAKEHLAGFFLIDVESQERAEEVVRHFSGPGETVELRPTMSGSAEEA, from the coding sequence GTGAAGTACGTCGTCCTCATCCACTCCGACCCCCGGCCGTGGGGTCACCCGACCGGTGACTACATCGCCGAGCAGCGCGCCCTGCCCGACGAGGAGCGCCGGCGCAACCAGGCGGCCTTCGAGGCCGCCCTGACCGAGCTGTCCGAGCGCGGCGAGCTGGTCGGCGGCGAGGCGTTGGCCGACCCGCGCAGCGCCCGGCTCTACCGCTGGGAGGCCGGTGCGCCGGTCGTCACGGACGGCCCGTACGCGGAGGCGAAGGAGCACCTCGCCGGCTTCTTCCTCATCGACGTCGAGAGCCAGGAGCGCGCCGAGGAGGTCGTGCGGCACTTCAGCGGCCCGGGCGAGACCGTCGAGCTGAGGCCGACCATGAGCGGAAGCGCCGAGGAGGCCTGA
- the rarD gene encoding EamA family transporter RarD, whose amino-acid sequence MSDEGRRGIGYGLAAYAVWGAVPLFWPLVAQAGSLEILAHRIVWSFVISLVLVLTVVRRGFWSRMGHRRTLVLLGSAAAIVSVNWGTYIWSVNHGHVVETALGYYINPILSIVLGVVVLREKLSRAQWVSLGLAVAAVVVLTVDYGTLPWIALVLAVSFATYGFIKNRLGAGAVDSLAVESALLTPIALVYLGFLEVTGRATFGHLGWGFSLLLVATGFITLVPLLFFASAATRLPLSTLGLLQYLAPTLQFVLGITYFGEAMSPGRWVGFGLVWVALVIMSVDGLRRARRSRTSTAAPEAEPAQV is encoded by the coding sequence ATGTCCGACGAGGGACGCCGCGGGATCGGTTACGGGCTGGCGGCGTACGCGGTCTGGGGTGCGGTCCCCCTCTTCTGGCCGCTGGTCGCGCAGGCCGGCTCGCTCGAGATCCTGGCGCACCGCATCGTCTGGTCCTTCGTGATCTCCCTGGTGCTCGTGCTGACCGTCGTCCGCCGCGGCTTCTGGTCCCGGATGGGCCACCGCCGCACCCTGGTGCTGCTCGGTTCCGCCGCCGCGATCGTCTCGGTCAACTGGGGCACCTACATCTGGTCGGTCAACCACGGCCACGTCGTCGAGACCGCGCTCGGCTACTACATCAACCCGATCCTCTCGATCGTCCTCGGCGTCGTCGTGCTGCGGGAAAAGCTGAGCCGCGCCCAGTGGGTGAGCCTCGGGCTCGCCGTCGCCGCGGTGGTGGTGCTGACCGTCGACTACGGCACGCTGCCCTGGATCGCGCTCGTGCTCGCCGTCAGCTTCGCGACGTACGGCTTCATCAAGAACCGCCTCGGCGCCGGCGCGGTGGACAGCCTGGCCGTGGAGTCCGCGCTGCTCACGCCGATCGCGCTGGTCTACCTGGGCTTCCTCGAGGTGACCGGGCGGGCGACGTTCGGCCACCTGGGCTGGGGCTTCAGCCTCCTGCTCGTCGCGACCGGGTTCATCACGCTGGTGCCGCTCCTCTTCTTCGCCTCCGCCGCGACCCGGCTGCCGCTGAGCACGCTCGGGCTGCTGCAGTACCTGGCGCCGACGCTGCAGTTCGTCCTCGGCATCACCTACTTCGGCGAGGCGATGTCGCCGGGCCGCTGGGTCGGGTTCGGGCTGGTGTGGGTGGCCCTGGTGATCATGTCAGTCGACGGCCTGCGCCGCGCCCGCCGCAGCCGGACGAGCACCGCAGCACCCGAGGCCGAGCCCGCCCAGGTCTGA
- a CDS encoding aldo/keto reductase family protein, giving the protein MHFRYLGNSGLKISEITYGNWLTHGSQVENEIATQCVRAALDAGITTFDTADAYANTKAEVVLGDALKGERRESLEIFTKVYWPTGPAGPNDSGLSRKHIMESINGSLSRLGTDYVDLYQAHRFDFETPLEETMQAFADVVRQGKALYIGVSEWTADQIRQGQELARGLGFSLISNQPQYSMLWRVIEGEVVPTSKELGLSQVVFSPIAQGILTGKYVPGQPLPEGSRATDEKGGADMISRFMNDDLLGRVQELKPVASDLGLSMAQLAVAWVLQNDNVATAIIGASRPSQVEDNAGASGVKLEADVLSRIDEVLGDLPETDASKTQSPESRPS; this is encoded by the coding sequence ATGCACTTTCGTTACCTGGGCAACTCCGGCCTCAAGATCTCCGAGATCACCTACGGCAACTGGCTGACCCACGGGTCCCAGGTCGAGAACGAGATCGCCACGCAGTGCGTGCGCGCCGCGCTCGACGCCGGCATCACCACCTTCGACACCGCCGACGCGTACGCCAACACCAAGGCCGAGGTCGTCCTCGGCGACGCCCTCAAGGGCGAGCGGCGCGAGTCGCTCGAGATCTTCACCAAGGTGTACTGGCCGACGGGCCCCGCCGGGCCCAACGACTCCGGGCTGTCGCGCAAGCACATCATGGAGTCGATCAACGGTTCGCTGAGCCGGCTCGGCACCGACTACGTCGACCTCTACCAGGCGCACCGCTTCGACTTCGAGACCCCGCTCGAGGAGACGATGCAGGCCTTCGCCGACGTCGTCCGCCAGGGCAAGGCCCTCTACATCGGCGTCAGCGAGTGGACCGCGGACCAGATCCGCCAGGGCCAGGAGCTCGCGCGCGGCCTCGGCTTCTCGCTGATCTCCAACCAGCCGCAGTACTCGATGCTCTGGCGGGTCATCGAGGGCGAGGTCGTCCCGACCTCGAAGGAGCTCGGCCTCAGCCAGGTCGTCTTCTCGCCCATCGCGCAGGGCATCCTGACCGGCAAGTACGTGCCGGGCCAGCCGCTGCCCGAGGGCTCGCGGGCGACCGACGAGAAGGGCGGCGCCGACATGATCAGCCGCTTCATGAACGACGACCTCCTCGGCCGCGTGCAGGAGCTCAAGCCGGTCGCGAGCGACCTCGGCCTGTCCATGGCCCAGCTCGCCGTGGCCTGGGTGCTGCAGAACGACAACGTCGCCACCGCGATCATCGGCGCCTCCAGGCCCTCGCAGGTCGAGGACAACGCCGGCGCCAGCGGTGTGAAGCTCGAGGCCGACGTGCTGTCCCGCATCGACGAGGTCCTCGGCGACCTCCCCGAGACCGACGCGAGCAAGACCCAGTCGCCGGAGTCGCGCCCCAGCTGA
- a CDS encoding ABC transporter permease, giving the protein MTAAAVPTVGETGATSQTSGAGVAAAALRRLGASLLVVVVALVVLAVLWVALLRLLDVSTFVGKTPFDVWSYLVAETPPRAVRASSITAEAARSQLLGAWLVTLADAAIGFATGLLVASVVAALFVVVRPFEFAFMPIAMLLRSVPLVAMAPVLLLIFGQGRLGVATIGAIVVLFPALVNIVLGLRSASPLALDLVKVNGGGELKALLLVRVPSALPAFFASVRISVPGAIVGAMLAEWLSGFTGLGGILNAYKGRGNFSGVWAIVVVSVVTSIVGYAVAAVVEAAALAAWGPEAGRSARR; this is encoded by the coding sequence GTGACCGCCGCGGCCGTGCCCACGGTCGGGGAGACGGGCGCCACGTCGCAGACCTCGGGGGCCGGCGTCGCCGCCGCGGCGCTCCGTCGGCTCGGGGCCTCCCTGCTCGTGGTCGTCGTCGCCCTCGTCGTCCTGGCCGTGCTCTGGGTCGCGCTCCTGCGGCTGCTCGACGTGTCGACGTTCGTCGGCAAGACGCCCTTCGACGTGTGGTCCTACCTCGTCGCCGAGACGCCGCCGCGGGCCGTGCGGGCCTCGTCGATCACCGCCGAGGCCGCCCGGTCCCAGCTCCTCGGGGCGTGGCTGGTGACGCTGGCCGACGCGGCGATCGGCTTCGCGACCGGCCTGCTCGTGGCGAGCGTCGTCGCGGCGCTCTTCGTCGTCGTGCGGCCCTTCGAGTTCGCGTTCATGCCGATCGCGATGCTGCTGCGCTCGGTCCCGCTGGTCGCGATGGCGCCGGTGCTTCTGCTGATCTTCGGCCAGGGCCGGCTCGGCGTGGCCACGATCGGGGCGATCGTCGTGCTCTTCCCTGCGCTGGTGAACATCGTGCTCGGGCTGCGCTCGGCCTCGCCGCTGGCGCTCGACCTGGTCAAGGTCAACGGCGGCGGGGAGCTGAAGGCCCTGCTGCTGGTGCGGGTCCCCTCGGCGCTGCCCGCGTTCTTCGCCTCCGTACGGATCTCCGTGCCCGGCGCGATCGTCGGCGCGATGCTCGCCGAGTGGCTGTCGGGGTTCACCGGGCTGGGCGGGATCCTCAACGCCTACAAGGGCCGCGGCAACTTCTCCGGCGTCTGGGCGATCGTCGTCGTCTCCGTCGTCACCTCGATCGTCGGCTACGCGGTCGCCGCGGTCGTCGAGGCCGCCGCCCTGGCCGCCTGGGGCCCCGAGGCGGGCCGCTCCGCGCGTCGCTGA